In a genomic window of Candidatus Methylomirabilota bacterium:
- a CDS encoding response regulator, which produces MQAQRSILVVDDHPGVREHYRCLLEADGFHVVEAANGAEALIWFLRETADLVILDLRMPVLDGRSFLEYRRRLAKIREVPVLVITCWLDDSGVHQDLLRLGADPVLQKPVRCEDLLGAVQETFVRPHRPAVVPPEAATEAGKRQDGRVAFSVPIRIRGRSAANIPGRLHDLSAGGLGAYFPDRLLHGEPITVNLDIEGGTLALPGFVQWADERRTTRGYRHGIRFAQRQEQTFPLHAYSFFHEISHPSTHRATS; this is translated from the coding sequence GTGCAAGCCCAACGCTCTATCTTGGTGGTTGATGATCATCCCGGGGTTCGGGAGCACTATCGGTGTCTCTTGGAGGCGGATGGATTTCACGTGGTCGAGGCCGCCAATGGGGCCGAGGCCTTGATTTGGTTTCTCAGAGAGACGGCAGATTTGGTCATTCTTGATTTGAGAATGCCCGTGTTGGACGGTCGGAGTTTCCTCGAGTACCGGCGGCGGCTGGCAAAAATTCGGGAGGTTCCCGTCCTGGTGATAACCTGCTGGCTCGATGATTCCGGGGTCCACCAGGACCTCCTGCGGCTCGGGGCGGACCCGGTGTTGCAAAAGCCCGTGCGGTGTGAGGACCTCCTCGGCGCCGTGCAGGAGACCTTCGTCAGACCCCACCGCCCGGCCGTTGTACCTCCTGAGGCAGCCACGGAGGCCGGTAAGCGTCAGGACGGCCGGGTGGCCTTCAGCGTCCCCATTCGGATCCGCGGACGCTCGGCCGCCAATATACCCGGCAGACTCCATGACCTGAGCGCCGGGGGACTCGGTGCGTATTTTCCTGATCGGCTCCTGCACGGTGAGCCAATCACCGTGAACCTCGACATCGAGGGGGGGACCCTGGCCTTGCCGGGGTTTGTGCAGTGGGCCGACGAAAGAAGGACGACCAGGGGATACCGCCACGGCATCCGGTTCGCCCAAAGGCAGGAGCAGACCTTCCCCTTGCACGCCTATTCATTCTTCCACGAAATCTCGCACCCCTCTACACACCGGGCAACATCCTAA
- a CDS encoding carbohydrate ABC transporter permease, translating into MPSGLHKLKAWGAKGGHFGIVAAFATFAAFPFYWMLLTTFKETRDLLNPNNNPFLFNDPPTLEHLKLLFEETLYVQWLWNTAWVGVLVVAITLLLAIPAGYALARLTGRAGEQLGIGIFLTYLVPPTLLFIPLSRVIADLGLQDSLWSLVLVYPSFTVPFCTWLMMGFFKAIPRDLEEAAMIDGLSRFGAFVKVVMPMSVAGVLTLVIFSFTLVMQEFVYALTFITAASKFTVSVGVPTFLVRGDVYFWGSLMAGCFIASVPIAIVYNFFVGRFIAGFTVGAIK; encoded by the coding sequence ATGCCTTCGGGTCTGCACAAACTCAAGGCGTGGGGAGCCAAGGGGGGGCACTTCGGTATCGTGGCAGCGTTCGCCACCTTTGCCGCCTTTCCGTTTTACTGGATGCTGCTCACCACCTTCAAGGAGACCAGAGACCTTCTCAACCCGAATAACAATCCCTTTCTCTTCAACGATCCCCCCACCCTCGAACACTTGAAGCTTCTCTTCGAAGAGACGCTGTATGTTCAATGGCTCTGGAACACCGCCTGGGTGGGCGTGCTCGTCGTCGCCATCACGCTGCTCCTGGCGATCCCGGCCGGATACGCCCTGGCCCGGCTGACGGGGCGGGCAGGGGAACAGCTCGGGATCGGCATCTTCCTGACGTATCTGGTCCCCCCAACCCTCCTGTTCATCCCTCTCTCTCGGGTCATTGCCGATCTTGGGCTCCAGGACTCTCTCTGGTCGCTCGTGCTGGTCTATCCGAGCTTCACGGTCCCCTTCTGTACTTGGCTGATGATGGGATTCTTCAAGGCCATCCCCCGGGACCTCGAGGAAGCGGCCATGATCGATGGTTTGAGCCGCTTTGGGGCCTTCGTGAAGGTCGTGATGCCCATGTCCGTGGCCGGGGTCCTCACCCTGGTGATCTTCAGTTTTACGCTAGTCATGCAGGAGTTCGTCTATGCCCTCACTTTCATCACTGCCGCATCGAAGTTCACTGTCAGCGTCGGTGTGCCGACGTTCCTCGTCCGCGGGGATGTCTACTTCTGGGGTTCGTTGATGGCCGGCTGTTTCATCGCCAGCGTCCCGATCGCCATCGTGTACAACTTCTTCGTCGGCCGGTTCATCGCCGGTTTTACCGTCGGGGCCATCAAGTGA
- a CDS encoding sugar ABC transporter permease yields MAQDARVSRLGHFLDSEKWLGRLMIGPAILFIVAVVGFPLFLALFYSVSDITVGSESMAFVGLENFKNVIQDPTFRQALWNTFVFAIVSNVVVLVLAKVLALALLKDFRGKWFVRLLILLPWVAPISLGSIGWLWILDSIYSIINWTLRAVGIFGPHTWPIWLGQPNLAMASVITVHAWRLLPLATIILLAGLTSIPQDIHDAAAVDGAGFWRHLFEITIPLVMPIMLVAVLFGIVFTFTDMIVIYVLTRGGPYDMTQVLASLAFFTGIDGGDLAQGAAIALFLLPVLAASAILLLRVARRAEVT; encoded by the coding sequence ATGGCACAGGATGCTCGCGTGAGCCGGCTCGGCCACTTCCTCGATAGCGAGAAGTGGCTCGGCCGGCTGATGATCGGCCCCGCCATCCTCTTTATTGTCGCCGTGGTCGGCTTTCCGTTATTCCTGGCACTCTTTTACAGTGTGAGCGACATCACCGTCGGCAGCGAGAGCATGGCGTTCGTCGGGCTCGAGAACTTCAAGAACGTGATCCAGGATCCCACCTTCCGACAGGCCCTGTGGAACACCTTCGTCTTCGCCATTGTCTCCAACGTTGTAGTTCTGGTGCTGGCAAAGGTCCTCGCGCTCGCGCTCCTCAAGGACTTCCGCGGCAAGTGGTTCGTGCGGCTCTTGATCCTGCTTCCCTGGGTCGCGCCCATTTCCCTCGGTAGCATCGGCTGGCTCTGGATCCTCGATTCGATCTACAGCATCATCAACTGGACCCTCCGGGCCGTGGGCATCTTCGGACCCCACACGTGGCCCATCTGGCTCGGGCAGCCCAACTTGGCAATGGCTTCTGTCATCACGGTCCACGCCTGGCGGCTGCTCCCCTTGGCGACCATCATCCTTTTGGCCGGGCTGACCTCGATCCCCCAGGACATCCACGATGCGGCCGCCGTCGATGGCGCCGGATTCTGGCGCCATCTCTTCGAGATCACAATCCCCCTCGTGATGCCGATCATGCTCGTGGCCGTCCTGTTCGGCATCGTCTTTACCTTTACCGACATGATCGTCATCTACGTGTTGACCCGCGGCGGCCCGTACGACATGACCCAGGTCCTCGCCAGCCTCGCCTTCTTTACCGGCATCGATGGCGGCGACCTCGCCCAGGGGGCCGCCATCGCCCTCTTCCTCCTCCCGGTCCTCGCGGCGAGCGCCATCCTGCTTCTCCGCGTAGCCCGGCGTGCGGAGGTGACCTGA
- a CDS encoding ABC transporter ATP-binding protein, producing the protein MATVETRGIKKYFGYVKAVDGVDLSTKEGEFLVLLGPSGCGKTTLLRMIAGLEKQTEGDVLIGGQVVNELPPRARKIAMVFQSYALYPHMTVFKNIAFPLKAQGAPRDTIPKIVEGAASMFGIEKLLHRKPRELSGGERQRVALARALVREPSVFLLDEPLSNLDAKLRTAARDELQQFQKRIGITTIYVTHDQIEAMGLGDRIAVMNHGKVRQLGIPQEVYKEPADTFVAGFLGSPPMNLVERDDYILGFRPEDFLPTQVHEAQDNLATFQFQVTRVEHLGADRLVYGVLGDPFPHEKIISNLPSTMTLPIQQGETYEFAIKHKDLKFFNRATGLRTDPRPL; encoded by the coding sequence ATGGCAACAGTTGAGACCCGAGGCATCAAGAAGTACTTCGGGTACGTCAAGGCGGTGGATGGCGTCGACCTGTCCACGAAGGAGGGGGAATTCCTGGTCCTCCTCGGGCCATCCGGCTGCGGAAAGACCACCCTCCTCCGCATGATCGCCGGGCTCGAGAAGCAGACCGAGGGTGACGTGCTTATCGGGGGGCAGGTGGTGAACGAACTCCCCCCGCGGGCCCGGAAGATCGCCATGGTCTTCCAGAGCTACGCCCTGTACCCCCACATGACGGTCTTCAAGAACATTGCTTTTCCCCTCAAGGCCCAGGGAGCGCCCAGGGATACCATCCCGAAAATAGTAGAGGGAGCTGCCTCGATGTTCGGGATCGAGAAGCTCCTCCACCGGAAACCCCGGGAGCTTTCAGGTGGAGAACGCCAGCGGGTCGCCCTCGCCCGGGCGCTGGTCAGGGAGCCAAGTGTCTTCCTGCTGGACGAACCACTTTCGAACCTGGACGCGAAACTGAGAACTGCGGCCCGGGACGAGCTCCAGCAGTTCCAGAAACGGATCGGGATCACTACGATCTATGTGACCCACGATCAGATCGAGGCCATGGGCCTGGGAGACCGCATCGCCGTGATGAACCACGGGAAGGTCCGGCAGCTCGGAATACCCCAGGAAGTCTATAAGGAGCCTGCCGATACCTTTGTGGCGGGCTTCCTAGGATCCCCGCCCATGAACCTTGTGGAGAGGGATGATTACATTCTGGGCTTCCGCCCCGAGGATTTTCTCCCCACACAGGTCCATGAGGCGCAAGACAACCTGGCGACCTTTCAGTTCCAGGTGACCCGAGTGGAACACCTGGGAGCAGATCGGCTGGTGTACGGGGTTCTCGGCGATCCGTTTCCCCACGAGAAGATCATTTCCAATCTCCCTTCCACGATGACCCTCCCCATTCAGCAAGGGGAGACCTACGAGTTCGCCATTAAGCACAAGGACCTGAAGTTCTTCAATCGCGCCACAGGGCTGCGGACGGATCCACGGCCCTTGTAG
- a CDS encoding extracellular solute-binding protein, with amino-acid sequence MEDKKQGIISRRDFLKTAGAGAVAAGAAPSLLLGGCGEQPKAKKGTQTLRILQWNHFVPRYDKWFNGTYTKEWGQKNNTEVIVDNIGLSGLNSRAAAEVSAQKGHDLFLFMWPSPVYEDQVIDHKEIYQEVERKYGKAIDLAKRSTYNPKTKKYYGFSDSYVPDPINYRKDLWDSVGMSPNTWDDIRIGGAKIKKKHGIPVGIGLSAEIDTGMAMRTIMYSFGSSVQDEDGNLVLNSKQTLEAIKFVKALFQEAMTPEVLAWDPSSNNRFMLSGKGSLALNAISITRTGENKKIAVVDNIWLARAAKGPVRAIGLEHVMDVYVIWKFAKNIEGAKQFLVDYIDNFKQAFIESEFYNFPCFPDTVPDLQKQIAHDSKAKPPTKYKVLEDVLDWATNVGYPGYANAAIDEVFSTWVVNTMFAEAASGARSPEDALAKAHKKCQGIWKKWKAKGMI; translated from the coding sequence ATGGAGGACAAGAAACAGGGAATCATTTCCAGGCGCGATTTCCTCAAGACCGCCGGTGCAGGAGCCGTGGCAGCCGGGGCCGCTCCGTCTCTCCTCCTTGGGGGCTGCGGCGAACAGCCAAAGGCCAAGAAGGGAACCCAAACACTCAGGATCCTCCAGTGGAATCACTTTGTCCCGAGGTATGACAAGTGGTTCAACGGCACTTACACTAAGGAATGGGGGCAGAAGAACAACACCGAGGTCATCGTGGACAACATCGGCCTGTCGGGACTCAACTCCCGGGCGGCCGCCGAGGTCTCGGCCCAGAAGGGACATGACCTCTTCCTCTTCATGTGGCCCTCGCCCGTGTACGAGGATCAGGTGATCGACCACAAGGAGATCTATCAGGAGGTCGAGCGCAAGTATGGCAAGGCCATTGACCTAGCGAAGCGGAGCACGTACAACCCCAAGACCAAGAAGTATTACGGCTTCTCCGACAGCTACGTCCCCGACCCCATCAACTACCGCAAGGACCTCTGGGACAGTGTCGGGATGTCTCCCAACACCTGGGACGATATCCGGATAGGGGGGGCCAAGATCAAGAAGAAACACGGCATTCCCGTAGGGATCGGCCTGTCGGCCGAGATCGACACCGGCATGGCCATGCGGACCATCATGTACTCCTTCGGGTCCTCGGTCCAGGACGAGGATGGCAACCTGGTCCTCAACTCGAAGCAAACTCTCGAGGCCATCAAGTTCGTCAAGGCCCTCTTCCAGGAGGCTATGACCCCCGAGGTCCTTGCCTGGGATCCCTCCTCGAACAACCGCTTCATGCTGTCGGGGAAGGGCTCGCTGGCGCTCAACGCGATTTCGATCACCCGGACCGGCGAGAACAAGAAGATCGCCGTCGTGGATAACATCTGGCTGGCGAGGGCGGCCAAGGGCCCGGTTCGCGCGATCGGTCTGGAGCACGTGATGGACGTCTATGTGATCTGGAAGTTCGCCAAGAATATCGAGGGGGCCAAGCAGTTCCTCGTCGATTACATCGACAACTTCAAGCAGGCGTTCATCGAGAGCGAATTTTATAACTTCCCCTGCTTCCCCGATACCGTGCCCGATTTACAGAAGCAAATTGCGCATGACTCGAAGGCCAAGCCGCCCACCAAGTATAAGGTGCTCGAGGATGTCCTCGACTGGGCGACGAACGTCGGCTACCCTGGCTACGCCAACGCGGCTATTGACGAGGTCTTCAGCACCTGGGTCGTCAATACGATGTTTGCCGAGGCGGCCTCCGGGGCGAGGAGCCCGGAGGATGCCCTCGCGAAGGCCCATAAAAAGTGCCAAGGAATCTGGAAGAAGTGGAAGGCGAAAGGGATGATTTAG
- a CDS encoding ABC transporter ATP-binding protein has translation MGTLLQVKDLRTHFFTLEGVVKAVDGVSYDIREGETVAVVGESGCGKSVSALSIMRLVAYPPGRIVGGEIWFNGHDLLTLNDEEMRQVRGKEIAMIFQEPMTSLNPALTIGRQVTETLEAHLDMPASDANRRAAELLRMVGIPEPERRLPQYPHQFSGGMRQRVMIAMALSCNPKLILADEPTTALDVTIQAQILELMKDLTQRFGVAMIIITHNLGVVARYADRVNVMYAGKVVEQGRARDIYQSPRHPYTLGLLRSVPRLDLPRKAKLDPIDGQPPDPANLGPGCSFAPRCKFAIEKCLHEVPPLTPVRTGHLSACWVADTLA, from the coding sequence ATGGGTACGCTGCTTCAGGTGAAAGACCTGCGGACACACTTCTTCACCCTCGAAGGGGTCGTGAAGGCCGTGGACGGGGTGTCTTACGACATCCGCGAGGGAGAGACGGTCGCTGTAGTGGGAGAAAGCGGCTGCGGCAAGTCGGTAAGCGCCCTCAGCATCATGCGGCTGGTGGCGTATCCGCCGGGTCGCATCGTGGGTGGCGAGATCTGGTTTAACGGACATGACCTCCTGACGCTGAACGATGAAGAGATGAGACAGGTGCGGGGGAAGGAAATCGCCATGATCTTTCAAGAACCCATGACCTCGCTCAACCCCGCGCTCACCATCGGCCGGCAGGTGACCGAAACCCTCGAGGCGCATTTGGATATGCCGGCCTCCGATGCGAACCGTCGAGCGGCTGAGCTCCTCCGGATGGTGGGCATCCCCGAGCCTGAGCGACGCCTGCCCCAGTATCCGCACCAGTTCAGCGGCGGCATGCGGCAGCGAGTGATGATCGCGATGGCCCTGAGCTGCAACCCCAAGCTGATCCTCGCCGATGAGCCAACCACCGCCCTAGACGTGACGATACAGGCCCAGATCCTCGAGCTCATGAAGGACTTGACCCAGCGGTTTGGGGTCGCCATGATCATCATCACTCACAACCTGGGGGTCGTGGCCCGGTACGCCGATCGGGTAAACGTGATGTATGCTGGCAAGGTGGTCGAGCAGGGGCGTGCACGTGACATCTACCAGAGCCCCCGACATCCCTATACCCTCGGTCTGCTCCGCTCGGTCCCTCGGCTTGACCTCCCGCGGAAAGCCAAATTGGACCCAATTGATGGGCAGCCGCCCGATCCGGCCAACCTGGGACCGGGATGTAGCTTCGCGCCTCGCTGCAAGTTTGCCATTGAGAAGTGTCTCCACGAGGTTCCGCCACTCACACCGGTGCGCACGGGGCACCTATCCGCTTGCTGGGTGGCGGATACCTTAGCATAA
- a CDS encoding ATP-binding cassette domain-containing protein, with protein sequence MEEVGLEARGGTQAKSRIGPDVLLEVRRLCKYFSLTSGVILQRVVGLIKAVDDVSFFIRKGETLGLVGESGSGKTTTGRCILQLDRPTSGEVFFEGRDLAGVDENELRPMRRKIQVIFQDPYSSLNPRMTIGQIVGESLLVHRVVQGKAKYRERVKDLLSVVGLNPVMADRYPHELSGGQRQRVGIARALSVEPSFIVCDEPVSALDVSIQAQIINLLEDLQAQFDLTYLFIAHDLSVVRHISDRVAVMYLGKIAEVADRRELYENPLHPYTRALLAAVPIPDPAVEAKRERVILKGEVPSPLSPPSGCVFHPRCPIAIPECSQVIPELREVSANHWVACIRAEGYAA encoded by the coding sequence ATGGAAGAGGTCGGTCTGGAAGCTCGTGGGGGAACACAAGCGAAATCGAGGATCGGCCCTGATGTTCTCCTCGAGGTCCGCCGCCTCTGCAAGTACTTCTCCCTCACGTCCGGGGTTATCCTCCAGCGGGTGGTGGGCCTGATCAAAGCCGTGGATGACGTTTCCTTCTTCATCCGCAAAGGGGAGACGCTTGGGTTGGTAGGTGAGTCGGGATCGGGCAAGACCACCACGGGCCGATGCATTCTTCAGCTCGATCGCCCCACTTCGGGGGAGGTCTTCTTCGAAGGGAGGGACTTGGCGGGGGTGGATGAGAACGAGCTTCGGCCCATGCGCCGGAAAATCCAGGTAATCTTCCAGGATCCCTACAGCTCTCTCAATCCCCGGATGACGATCGGACAGATTGTCGGAGAGTCGCTTCTGGTGCACCGAGTAGTCCAGGGCAAGGCAAAGTATCGGGAGCGAGTGAAGGATCTGCTCTCGGTGGTGGGCCTGAATCCCGTCATGGCAGATCGGTACCCCCACGAGCTGTCGGGGGGTCAGCGCCAACGGGTCGGCATCGCGCGGGCCCTTTCGGTCGAGCCGAGCTTTATCGTGTGCGATGAGCCGGTCTCGGCCCTGGATGTCTCCATTCAAGCCCAGATTATCAACCTACTGGAGGACCTTCAGGCCCAGTTTGACCTCACCTATCTTTTCATCGCCCATGACCTGTCGGTCGTCCGGCACATCAGCGATCGGGTCGCTGTCATGTACCTGGGTAAGATCGCTGAGGTGGCGGACCGCCGAGAGCTTTATGAAAACCCGCTCCATCCGTACACGAGAGCCCTGCTTGCCGCCGTGCCCATTCCGGACCCCGCGGTGGAGGCGAAACGGGAGCGCGTCATTCTGAAGGGCGAAGTCCCGAGTCCGTTAAGTCCCCCCTCCGGCTGTGTTTTCCATCCCCGCTGCCCCATCGCCATCCCCGAGTGTAGTCAGGTCATCCCCGAGCTCCGCGAGGTTTCAGCCAACCACTGGGTCGCCTGCATCCGGGCCGAAGGGTACGCAGCGTAA
- a CDS encoding DUF2283 domain-containing protein, whose protein sequence is MKVIYDPDTDTLSVVLKDTPVAESDEDKPGVILDYDEKGDLVGLEVLDASKRVTQPRGIEFLTTK, encoded by the coding sequence ATGAAGGTAATTTACGATCCTGACACAGACACACTGAGCGTCGTTCTGAAGGACACGCCGGTTGCGGAGAGTGATGAGGACAAGCCTGGCGTGATCCTGGACTACGACGAAAAGGGGGACTTGGTCGGACTGGAGGTCCTTGATGCCTCCAAGCGCGTGACCCAGCCTCGTGGGATCGAGTTTCTGACGACGAAGTGA
- a CDS encoding N-6 DNA methylase, which produces MLREYLQQIFNTSKRGDAREESFYPHLKELIETFAKSKGKTGVHITTLPKKTEAGNPDFRIWDGKQHIVGYIEAKNLTEEKLQHVESSDQLKRYRHTFPNLILTNFFEFRLYRNGERVDTIQIARPFIIHKLKTVPPAEKEQEFLNLLEKFFAFSLPRTYTAKTLALELAKRTRFLRDQVIAEELREESERGSGFILGFYEAFQKYLIGTLTKEQFADLYAQTITYGLFVARTRAENSFNRKLAFHSIPPTIGILRDVFRYISLEDLPQQMEWIVDDIAEVLAVADVKKILHERKGRDPIVHFYEPFLAEYDPKERERRGVYYTPEPVVSYIVRSLHLILKDVFGCPDGFASASVRVLDPAAGTCTFPAEAAEMAVREFTEKYGAGGRKGLIRDHILKNFYAFELMMAPYAVGHLKIGFLFEELGHRLAKDERFQLYLTNTLEMEDLEQTPLPGMASLAEESHLAGKVKKETPILVILGNPPYSGHSANVGPWISDTIQTYYQVDGKPLGEKNPKWLQDDYVKFIRFAQWKIEQAGGGVLGFITNHGYLDNPTFRGMRQSLMESFEQIYVLDLHGNSLKKERCPDGSEDKNVFDIRQGVAIGLFIKKPGLERKVCHADLWGLRDHKYDWLEGREIDTTQWTQIDPKSPLYLSTSLSRGTRPCLTATKNIRR; this is translated from the coding sequence GTGTTAAGAGAGTATCTTCAGCAAATCTTTAATACCTCCAAACGTGGTGACGCCCGCGAAGAGAGCTTCTATCCCCACCTGAAAGAGCTCATCGAGACCTTTGCTAAGTCCAAGGGTAAGACAGGCGTCCACATCACCACCCTTCCGAAGAAAACCGAAGCCGGAAACCCCGACTTCCGCATCTGGGACGGCAAACAGCACATCGTCGGTTACATCGAGGCCAAGAACCTCACCGAGGAAAAGCTCCAGCACGTCGAAAGTTCTGATCAACTGAAACGCTACCGTCACACGTTCCCAAATCTCATCCTGACCAACTTCTTTGAGTTCCGTCTTTATCGGAACGGAGAACGGGTGGACACCATCCAAATTGCTCGTCCATTTATTATCCACAAACTCAAGACGGTCCCACCCGCTGAGAAGGAACAAGAATTCCTCAACCTGCTGGAAAAGTTCTTCGCTTTCTCCCTTCCTCGGACTTATACAGCCAAGACGCTGGCCCTGGAGCTAGCGAAGCGGACCCGCTTCCTCAGAGATCAGGTCATCGCCGAAGAGTTGCGCGAGGAGTCCGAACGGGGGAGTGGGTTTATTCTGGGTTTTTACGAAGCCTTCCAGAAGTACCTCATCGGCACCCTCACCAAGGAGCAGTTCGCTGATCTCTATGCTCAGACCATCACTTACGGCCTCTTTGTCGCTAGGACCAGGGCCGAGAACAGCTTCAATCGGAAGCTGGCCTTCCACAGCATCCCCCCTACCATCGGCATCTTGAGGGATGTATTTCGCTACATCTCCCTTGAGGATCTGCCTCAGCAGATGGAGTGGATCGTGGACGACATCGCTGAAGTGCTGGCGGTCGCCGATGTGAAAAAAATTCTCCACGAGAGAAAGGGGCGCGATCCGATTGTTCACTTCTACGAGCCCTTTCTGGCTGAGTACGATCCAAAGGAAAGAGAGCGTCGGGGGGTCTACTACACGCCGGAGCCTGTGGTCTCTTATATCGTCCGCTCACTACACCTGATCCTCAAAGACGTTTTTGGTTGCCCGGACGGGTTTGCTTCAGCTTCTGTACGGGTGCTAGACCCGGCAGCGGGCACTTGCACATTCCCTGCTGAGGCAGCAGAGATGGCAGTAAGGGAGTTCACAGAAAAATATGGTGCTGGTGGCCGAAAGGGCCTAATTCGTGACCATATCCTGAAGAACTTCTACGCGTTCGAGCTCATGATGGCGCCTTATGCTGTGGGGCATTTGAAGATCGGGTTCCTCTTTGAAGAACTAGGCCACCGACTTGCAAAGGATGAGCGATTCCAGCTTTATCTGACCAACACCTTGGAAATGGAAGATCTCGAACAGACCCCACTACCAGGTATGGCCTCCCTGGCGGAGGAATCCCATTTGGCCGGAAAGGTGAAAAAGGAAACGCCAATCCTGGTGATCCTAGGGAATCCGCCGTATTCCGGGCACTCGGCAAATGTAGGACCCTGGATCTCGGATACCATTCAAACGTACTACCAAGTGGATGGAAAGCCCCTGGGGGAAAAGAATCCCAAGTGGCTTCAGGACGATTACGTGAAGTTCATACGCTTCGCCCAGTGGAAGATCGAGCAAGCTGGTGGGGGGGTTTTAGGCTTTATCACTAACCACGGCTACCTTGACAACCCCACTTTCCGGGGGATGCGCCAGTCGCTCATGGAAAGCTTTGAGCAGATTTACGTGCTGGACCTTCACGGCAATAGTCTCAAGAAGGAACGCTGCCCGGACGGGTCCGAGGACAAGAACGTCTTCGACATCCGCCAGGGCGTCGCCATCGGGCTCTTTATCAAAAAGCCTGGCCTAGAACGGAAGGTTTGCCATGCTGATTTGTGGGGTTTACGCGACCATAAGTATGACTGGTTAGAGGGCCGCGAGATAGACACCACCCAGTGGACACAGATCGATCCAAAATCCCCCCTCTACCTCTCTACCTCTTTGTCCCGCGGGACGAGGCCTTGTTTGACCGCTACCAAAAATATTCGAAGGTAA
- a CDS encoding ArsR family transcriptional regulator, protein MNLPDDEIRRKVLTLLDRHYEEDFEALVSVADLANELDLDRPTADRHLAALSGRDLSI, encoded by the coding sequence ATGAATCTGCCGGATGATGAAATCCGACGTAAGGTTTTGACCCTCCTTGATCGCCACTACGAGGAAGACTTCGAGGCCCTCGTATCAGTAGCCGATTTGGCCAACGAACTGGATCTTGATCGTCCTACTGCGGATCGACATCTGGCTGCCCTAAGTGGACGGGACTTGTCTATATAA